The Dioscorea cayenensis subsp. rotundata cultivar TDr96_F1 chromosome 7, TDr96_F1_v2_PseudoChromosome.rev07_lg8_w22 25.fasta, whole genome shotgun sequence genome includes a region encoding these proteins:
- the LOC120265754 gene encoding protein IQ-DOMAIN 14-like: protein MGRKRSWFDRLKRFFVSDAKAKQEKKERRKRWIFGRLKKKSQLALPPPTNQNMTRLKEAEEEQNKHAMAVAVATAAAAEAAVAAAQAAAQVVRLAGTQPLSYQRRRVSAAVKIQSAFRGYLARRALRALKGLVLLQALVRGQAVRRQTNITLRSLQSLIKIQSHARASRVKTVEDSEIYELNDKSQRSSKGFDYLRASLHQNSERRWDGSVLSMEEINAILRNKREAAQKRERAMQYASFFQERRNPGRPSTPVAEEYETEELNRRWSWLEQWVGTQTCEKDIPEVFPVPSPEDNNLNQQCHVPQSFRASDHLLHKEKTDVTPLGPMARRSFNRSRRNSPRDDDSFTSSPSIPSYMASTESTKARFRSISTPKQRMRMGDTFSDHCMPYTSRILSPFPKTSRHPSISNLKSPRLKGASAPVKSHRSSTYLSIDSEHSLRNWDRRYAFR, encoded by the exons ATGGGGAGGAAGAGGAGTTGGTTTGATCGGCTAAAGAGATTTTTTGTTTCAGATGCCAAAGCAAAACAAGAAAAG aaggagagaagaaaaagatggatCTTTGGAAGGCTCAAGAAAAAGTCTCAACTTGCTCTTCCACCTCCAACAAACCAGAATATGACAAGGCTGAAAGAAGCTGAAGAAGAGCAGAACAAGCATGCCATGGCTGTTGCTGTTGCCACAGCCGCCGCTGCGGAGGCTGCTGTTGCAGCTGCTCAGGCAGCTGCTCAGGTTGTGCGTCTCGCTGGGACACAACCTTTATCATACCAAAGGCGTCGGGTATCTGCCGCTGTTAAAATTCAAAGTGCATTTCGGGGATATCTT GCAAGGAGAGCATTGAGAGCACTGAAGGGGCTTGTCCTGCTTCAAGCTCTGGTACGAGGTCAAGCAGTTAGACGGCAAACTAATATAACTTTAAGAAGTTTGCAATCCCTTATAAAGATCCAGTCACATGCTCGTGCAAGCAGAGTTAAAACAGTGGAAGACAGTGAAATTTATGAACTCAATGACAAAAGTCAAAGAAGTTCAAAAGGGTTTGATTATTTAAGAGCCAGT CTTCATCAAAACAGTGAAAGAAGATGGGATGGCAGTGTCCTATCAATGGAAGAGATCAATGCCATTTTGAGAAACAAGAGAGAAGCTGCTCAGAAGCGTGAGCGAGCAATGCAATATGCATCTTTTTTTCAG GAGAGGAGGAATCCTGGAAGACCAAGTACACCAGTGGCCGAGGAATACGAAACTGAAGAGCTGAACAGGAGGTGGAGCTGGCTCGAACAATGGGTTGGAACACAAACATGCGAGAAGGACATACCTGAAGTTTTTCCTGTTCCGAGTCCTGAGGACAATAATTTAAACCAACAGTGTCATGTTCCGCAATCTTTTCGAGCCTCAGATCATCTTTTACACAAAGAGAAAACCGATGTAACCCCGCTTGGGCCAATGGCAAGACGATCATTCAACCGGTCCAGGCGAAACTCACCAAGGGATGATGACTCCTTCACAAGCTCCCCTTCCATCCCAAGCTACATGGCATCAACAGAATCCACTAAGGCTAGATTCCGTTCAATTAGCACGCCAAAGCAAAGGATGAGGATGGGGGATACTTTCTCTGACCATTGCATGCCATATACCAGTAGGATTCTCTCACCATTCCCTAAGACAAGCAGGCACCCTTCAATTTCTAATCTGAAATCGCCTCGATTGAAAGGTGCATCAGCCCCTGTAAAGTCTCACAGATCTTCGACCTATCTTAGTATTGATTCGGAGCACTCATTACGCAATTGGGATCGGCGCTATGCATTTAGATGA